The following are from one region of the Sciurus carolinensis chromosome 5, mSciCar1.2, whole genome shotgun sequence genome:
- the Kctd4 gene encoding BTB/POZ domain-containing protein KCTD4 — MERKIIRREKEKEYEGKHNSQEDTDQGKNCKSTLMTLNVGGYLYITQKQTLTKYPDTFLEGIVNGKILCPFDADGHYFIDRDGLLFRHVLNFLRNGELLLPEGFRENQLLAQEAEFFQLKGLAEEVKSRWEKEQLTPRETTFLEITDNHDRSQGLRIFCNAPDFISKIKSRIVLVSKSRLDGFPEEFSISSNIIQFKYFIKSENGTRLVLKEDNTFVCTLETLKFEAIMMALKCGFRLLTSLDCSKGSIVHSDALHFIK, encoded by the coding sequence ATGGAGCGTAaaataatcagaagagaaaaagaaaaggagtatGAAGGGAAACACAACAGCCAGGAAGACACTGACCAAGGAAAGAACTGCAAATCTACACTGATGACCCTCAACGTTGGTGGATATTTATACATTACTCAAAAACAGACACTGACCAAGTACCCAGACACTTTCCTTGAAGGTATAGTAAATGGGAAAATCCTCTGCCCATTCGATGCTGATGGCCATTATTTCATAGACAGGGATGGGCTCCTCTTCAGGCACGTCCTAAACTTCCTACGAAATGGAGAACTTCTGTTGCCTGAAGGGTTTCGAGAAAATCAACTTCTTGCACAAGAAGCAGAATTCTTTCAGCTCAAGGGACTGGCAGAGGAAGTGAAATCCAGGTGGGAAAAAGAACAGCTAACACCCAGAGAGACCACTTTCTTGGAAATAACAGATAACCATGATCGTTCACAAGGACTGAGGATCTTCTGTAATGCTCCTGATTTCATATCAAAAATTAAATCTCGCATTGTTCTGGTGTCTAAAAGCAGGCTGGATGGATTTCCGGAGGAGTTTTCAATATCGTCAAATATCATTCAATTTAAATACTTCATAAAGTCTGAAAATGGCACTCGACTTGTACTAAAGGAAGACAACACCTTTGTCTGTACCTTGGAAACTCTGAAGTTTGAGGCTATAATGATGGCTTTAAAGTGTGGTTTTAGACTGCTGACCAGCCTGGATTGTTCCAAAGGGTCAATTGTTCACAGCGATGCACTTCATTTTATCAAGTAA